In one window of Qipengyuania profundimaris DNA:
- a CDS encoding OmpA family protein, which produces MRKFVIGMAMASTALASPALAKDDAWYVGLEGGAMIVQDIDFDRDGAANSDVVTLDHDAGYDFGGFVGYDFGAFRAEAEVSYREADLDTITVGALGGLLSNGFTVPAGQYEAPGSTSILSFMLNGLIDFGPDDGLQGYVGGGAGVARTSVDVGGSGLTALDDSDSGFAWQALAGVRAPLSDNWDVGLRYRYFNATGVDLVDLAGNSLDDKVSTHSLMGTLTYNFGVAPPPPPPPPPPPPPPPPPPPPPPPPAPVCEQGPYIVFFNWDESDITPEAATILDNAVSAYANCGTAAVMLAGHTDTSGSTAYNMGLAERRNSSVRDYLTSRGVPGGRITSEAFGESQLRVPTADGVRELQNRRVEITYGPGSGM; this is translated from the coding sequence ATGCGGAAATTCGTCATAGGCATGGCGATGGCCTCTACGGCCCTTGCATCGCCTGCCCTCGCCAAGGACGACGCCTGGTACGTCGGCCTCGAAGGGGGCGCAATGATCGTCCAGGATATCGATTTCGATCGCGACGGCGCGGCAAACAGCGATGTCGTCACGCTCGATCACGACGCTGGTTACGACTTCGGCGGTTTCGTTGGCTACGATTTCGGTGCGTTCCGTGCCGAAGCCGAAGTCAGCTATCGCGAAGCCGATCTCGACACCATCACTGTCGGCGCACTCGGCGGACTGCTCAGCAACGGCTTCACTGTCCCGGCTGGCCAGTATGAAGCTCCTGGTTCGACCAGCATCCTTTCGTTCATGCTCAACGGCCTGATCGACTTCGGTCCCGACGACGGCCTTCAGGGCTATGTCGGTGGCGGTGCCGGTGTGGCTCGCACCAGCGTCGACGTCGGCGGCTCGGGCCTTACGGCTCTCGACGATTCGGACAGCGGCTTCGCCTGGCAGGCTCTGGCCGGTGTGCGCGCTCCGCTGAGCGACAATTGGGACGTTGGCCTGCGCTATCGTTACTTCAACGCGACGGGCGTCGACCTCGTCGACCTGGCTGGAAACAGCCTCGACGACAAGGTTAGCACTCACTCGCTCATGGGTACGCTGACCTACAACTTCGGCGTGGCACCGCCGCCTCCGCCGCCGCCGCCGCCGCCGCCCCCGCCGCCGCCTCCCCCGCCGCCGCCGCCGCCGCCGCCGGCTCCGGTTTGCGAGCAGGGTCCGTACATCGTCTTCTTCAACTGGGACGAATCGGACATCACTCCGGAAGCAGCGACGATCCTCGACAACGCAGTTTCGGCTTATGCCAACTGCGGTACGGCAGCAGTCATGCTGGCAGGTCACACCGATACTTCGGGTTCGACCGCCTACAACATGGGCCTCGCCGAACGTCGTAACTCGTCGGTTCGCGACTACCTGACCAGCCGCGGCGTACCGGGTGGCCGGATCACCAGCGAAGCCTTCGGCGAAAGCCAGCTCCGCGTTCCGACCGCCGACGGTGTCCGCGAACTGCAGAACCGCCGCGTGGAAATCACCTACGGTCCGGGTTCGGGCATGTAA
- a CDS encoding superoxide dismutase family protein, with protein sequence MIARNTVITIGTAALLGACSTVDSIPDERVGTATLQTAQGVPAGTVQLLRNGNTVSVAIAAVGLAPGEHGFHLHTTGSCTAPDFTSAGGHLNPGNNTHGSLSDGGKHLGDLPNLVVGANRTASAQIDLEGNATQVLADIFDADGTAVVIHAGPDDYVTDPAGDAGSRVACGVIEQA encoded by the coding sequence ATGATCGCACGTAACACAGTGATTACCATCGGTACCGCCGCGCTCCTCGGCGCGTGCAGCACGGTCGATTCCATTCCCGACGAACGCGTGGGAACGGCGACCTTGCAGACCGCGCAGGGCGTCCCGGCAGGTACGGTGCAGTTGCTCAGGAACGGAAACACGGTCTCGGTCGCTATCGCCGCAGTCGGCTTGGCACCGGGCGAGCATGGCTTTCACCTGCACACCACAGGTAGCTGCACAGCTCCCGATTTTACCAGCGCAGGCGGCCACCTCAATCCGGGAAACAACACGCACGGTTCGCTATCCGACGGCGGCAAGCACCTCGGCGACCTTCCCAACCTTGTCGTGGGTGCCAATCGCACGGCCAGCGCCCAAATCGATCTGGAGGGCAACGCCACGCAGGTCCTTGCCGACATCTTCGACGCCGATGGGACAGCCGTAGTGATCCATGCCGGTCCCGACGATTACGTTACCGATCCGGCCGGCGATGCAGGATCGCGGGTCGCCTGCGGCGTGATCGAACAGGCCTGA
- a CDS encoding spinster family MFS transporter, whose product MTENTAASEDQTQTVSEATGKVPAYSWYALGVLVIVYVLNFVDRNIISILAEDIKADLGLRDDQIGFLYGTAFGVFYALFGIPLGKLADSWHRVRLMTAGLAIWSAFTALSGFAKNFTTLSIARIGVGVGEATASPSAYSLISDWFPKKMRATALAIYSSGLYIGGGISLLIGGAIVENWNQAYPVDAPLGLAGWQAAFIIVGLPGLLLALLVFTLREPVRGQSEGIVTPPAKDPFRGFFKELVAVIPPFTLIGAAQGGTKGIVVNLLGAAIIGGIAFAMADFTGNAQQWGAVGIGYYAIFSWASTLKRRDEPTFSLIWGTPAFLTTILGYGMVAFMSYAASFWAAPYAIRILGEAPSTAGWWIGGPGAVAGFLGVILGGRLADWLRERLPAGRLIVVAFGLAAASPFLYLMFTTQNPTLFYIAAFMQSLFGSSALGGAAATTQDLVLPRMRGTATATFFLATTLVGLALGPYMAGQVSSMTGSLSTGGLSLLVALPIGLVLLAIAYRTVPTAERTVLERARAAGEPI is encoded by the coding sequence TTGACCGAGAATACCGCAGCTTCCGAAGACCAGACCCAGACAGTCAGCGAGGCGACCGGTAAGGTCCCCGCCTACAGCTGGTACGCGCTCGGCGTATTGGTGATCGTCTACGTCCTGAATTTCGTCGATCGGAACATCATCTCGATCCTCGCAGAAGACATCAAGGCCGACCTTGGTTTGCGGGACGACCAGATCGGCTTCCTCTACGGCACGGCGTTCGGCGTGTTCTATGCGCTCTTCGGCATCCCCTTGGGCAAGCTGGCCGATAGCTGGCATCGCGTAAGGCTCATGACGGCCGGCCTCGCGATCTGGTCCGCATTTACCGCTCTTTCGGGGTTCGCCAAAAACTTCACGACGCTCAGCATCGCACGGATCGGCGTGGGTGTCGGGGAGGCGACGGCCAGCCCGAGCGCCTACTCGCTAATCTCGGACTGGTTTCCGAAGAAGATGCGCGCCACCGCACTCGCGATCTATTCCTCCGGTCTTTACATCGGCGGTGGTATCTCGCTGCTGATCGGCGGCGCGATCGTCGAGAACTGGAACCAGGCGTATCCGGTCGATGCACCGCTCGGGCTCGCCGGTTGGCAAGCGGCCTTCATCATCGTGGGCCTGCCCGGACTGTTGCTCGCCCTTCTCGTCTTTACGTTGCGGGAGCCGGTGCGCGGGCAGAGCGAAGGGATCGTCACCCCGCCAGCAAAAGATCCCTTTCGTGGCTTCTTCAAAGAGCTCGTCGCGGTCATTCCGCCGTTCACGCTGATTGGCGCTGCACAAGGCGGCACCAAAGGCATAGTAGTCAATTTGCTTGGTGCCGCAATCATCGGCGGCATCGCCTTCGCCATGGCGGACTTCACCGGCAATGCGCAGCAATGGGGCGCAGTCGGGATCGGATATTACGCGATCTTCTCCTGGGCATCGACATTGAAGCGCCGGGACGAGCCGACCTTCTCGCTTATTTGGGGGACCCCGGCGTTCCTCACGACCATCCTCGGTTACGGCATGGTCGCCTTCATGTCCTATGCGGCGAGTTTCTGGGCGGCACCCTACGCGATCCGGATCTTGGGCGAGGCGCCCTCGACCGCCGGTTGGTGGATTGGTGGCCCTGGCGCGGTCGCAGGGTTCTTGGGCGTCATTCTCGGTGGCCGGCTGGCGGATTGGCTGAGGGAGCGCCTGCCTGCCGGAAGGCTCATCGTGGTCGCCTTCGGTCTCGCCGCAGCCTCGCCCTTCCTCTATCTGATGTTCACCACCCAGAACCCGACGCTGTTCTACATCGCGGCATTCATGCAATCGCTTTTCGGCAGCTCGGCTTTGGGCGGCGCAGCGGCGACGACGCAGGATCTCGTTCTGCCACGCATGCGCGGAACGGCGACCGCGACGTTCTTCCTGGCCACAACCCTGGTCGGGCTTGCTTTGGGCCCATACATGGCCGGGCAGGTGTCCAGCATGACGGGAAGCCTGTCGACCGGTGGGCTCAGCCTGCTTGTCGCGCTACCCATCGGCCTTGTCCTGCTTGCGATAGCCTACCGGACGGTGCCGACGGCAGAGCGAACGGTGCTCGAGCGTGCACGGGCGGCTGGCGAGCCGATTTAG
- the queC gene encoding 7-cyano-7-deazaguanine synthase QueC, which yields MTTFASDRGKGPAVVLLSGGLDSMVTAALAAESGHEVHALTIDYGQRHVRELQSAKAIAEKLDVARHVQLPLDLRKFGGSALTDDIAVPKSGVGNDIPVTYVPARNLVFLALTTAFAETSASRDIFIGVNALDYSGYPDCRPEFIASFAETARLGTKQGVGGAPFTIHAPLQNMSKADIARECDRLGLDPAWSWSCYDPTPTGEACGACDSCRLRRKGFAEAGLVDTTVYAEDAPRVTE from the coding sequence ATGACGACATTTGCAAGCGATCGCGGGAAGGGCCCCGCCGTGGTCCTGCTTTCGGGCGGGCTGGACTCCATGGTGACTGCGGCACTGGCCGCCGAAAGCGGGCATGAAGTCCATGCGCTGACGATCGACTACGGGCAGCGACATGTGCGCGAATTGCAGTCGGCCAAGGCGATCGCCGAGAAGCTGGACGTGGCACGCCATGTCCAGCTGCCCCTGGATTTGCGCAAATTCGGCGGCTCTGCGCTGACCGACGACATCGCAGTCCCGAAATCGGGCGTCGGGAACGACATTCCCGTGACCTACGTCCCCGCACGCAATCTTGTCTTTCTGGCACTGACGACGGCCTTCGCGGAGACATCGGCATCGCGTGACATTTTCATCGGCGTGAATGCGCTGGACTATTCGGGCTATCCCGACTGTCGCCCCGAATTCATCGCGAGCTTTGCCGAAACGGCGCGGCTCGGCACGAAGCAGGGGGTCGGAGGCGCTCCCTTCACCATCCATGCGCCGCTTCAGAATATGTCGAAAGCAGACATCGCGCGCGAGTGCGACAGGCTCGGCCTCGACCCGGCCTGGAGCTGGTCCTGCTACGATCCGACACCGACGGGCGAGGCCTGCGGTGCATGCGACTCGTGCCGTTTGCGCCGAAAGGGCTTTGCCGAAGCAGGGCTAGTCGATACCACCGTCTACGCAGAGGATGCCCCTCGCGTGACGGAGTAG